CCCATGGAGACGCTCAGGGAGCTCGGGCAGAGCCCCAGCCTGGGGACTGGGGGGTCCTACCCGGCTGTTGGGTGCCTGCATCGCCACCTCCTGCCGGGCCCTCGCCATCTTCATATTCGGCCACACCTTCCGGCCGCAGCTCGGGGCTCGGGGGCTGCTCCGCTCCTACCATGTTCAGCGGCGCGTACTCGCTTATCCGGAACTGGAGTATGGAAGGGTCTGAGGACAGGACTCCTGTACCCTCTCGACCCGCCTCCAATCGGCAGGGTCCCCTCCCACCGCCTTACTCCGCAAAGCTCGGCTCCGGGTGCCTCGCTCCAAGCCACGCCCCCCAGCAGCCCGCCAGACTCTGGGCACCTCCACCCAAGCCATGCCCCTAGAGTTCCTCACTCAAAGCAGCACCCCAGAACCCTCCATCGcggcccccttccccctccttcgcCCCGGGCCCCGCCTCCTGCCTGCTGGCCCCGCCCCACAGGTGCGGCTCGCCGGGCCCCCGCCAATCCCCACAGACACTGACCCGCAGGCCGCTCCCAGAAGGCGGGGCGGCGGCCTCGGTCCACTCCAGGAGCCGCACTGTGGTGGCGCTGGAGCTGGCCGCAGGTCCCGCGCTTAATTGCGGCAGAACGGTGGCCGTGACAGGTACGCTGCTGGCCACTCGCTCCGGAGCGGCCACATGGATCGGCTCCCGCGGAAAACAGGAAACATCCAGGGCACTGCTGGGCAGGCCGAGGGTGGCCGAGCCGGCTGCGAACAAATACACAGACAGACATGACACAGGTGAGCCCGGTGGTCCTGCCCCATGCATGTGTGTAGGCAGGTGAAAGTATGTCCTTCCCGGGACCACACCTGCATAGGCAGGTATGGGAAtgctcctccccccaggcccCTGGCTTGGCCCACCTGGGATGATGAAGGCAGTAGCCGGCAGGTGAGAGCTGGAACTTGGGCTGTCTCTGGCCACCAGGTGCACGTTGACCTCTCCTGTGGAGGGCCCCTTCAGTGTCCTCAGCAACTCCATTTCAGCATTCCCCTCCATCCTGGTAGGCCTACAAGCTGAAAACGACCCCCAGGGCgatcagggagggaggaggcttcTTTGAGGAGGAGCTGGTCACCCTCAGGCTGGTAACCTGCAGAGAAAAGCCTCAGCCTTGAGGAGAGCAGGGTGTCTTAGGAGACCAACATTAAATCTGGCTCCTGGCTCTAACCAGGTCATCCAGGTGAGGCCGGGCCCTGCATCTCCCCCAGACTCTGGAAGATGGGCATGAGTGGTggtgctttgtaaactgtgacATACAGGTACAGAACTGACTCTGGGGAGTAGGTCTCAGGCCAAGGTTGTGTCTGGCCAGCTGTCCATGACAGAGCCCAGGCTAAGTCCTAACTCCCCTCTTCTTAACCCCTACCTCTAACGCCACTAGAATCAATCTCTTCTTCCTGTGGGGATTTAGAGCTCTTAAGTACCAGGTTTGCTCTCACTCGTAAGGTCCATTTTCCTGGGAGGTGATCTTTCCCAGTCACATCATTTTATGCCCCCTGCCCACAACCCTTCCAACCCCAAGCACAGGGTGAGCACTATAACATCTGTTGAACAAATGCATATATGTGAAGAGCAAAGAGGTGTTGTCTGAGAACCCAGGCAGTGCATGACTTTGCTATATAATAAAGCAAGGGCAAAAAGGGTATTTAATAAAGAGGTGGTTGAGCAAGTaaatatatggggaaaaaagaCCTAATGACATAACAACTATACTTaatatctatcatttatttaactCCTAAAACATATTGGCTGCTCTTCTAGTGCCTTACCAgcactgtccagtagaactttctgtgaattttctgtATATGTCTTATGCCTACATTGTCCAACACAGTAGCCCCTTGCCACATGTGGttactgagcacctgaaatgtggctagtgtgcatgaagaactgaatttttttaatcttaaattaaatttaaatagtcacagtGGCCATAGTTGGACAGTAAAACTTTACACATATTATAACTGGCCTGTTGATTCTACCTGCAAAACACATCTCAGAGTCtgacttctctccatctcctggcTGCCATCAGCTCTCCTTGGACTTCAGAAACTGCCTCCTACctcatctcctttcttcctctcttgccccCTACAGCCTATTCTCCAGTaagagaaagctttaaaaatgttaagcgACATCACCTAATTTCCCTACCTAAAATTTTTCCACGGCTCTCCATTGCCCTTAGAATAAAATCAAAGTGCTTCACCCTATAGAATTTGACCCCTGTCCTCCTCTCTGATCTCATTCTCCACCACTCTTCCCGTTTTCCACCCCCCAAAAATACtggtttccttctcctctttaaCAAACACTCCCACCTCAGAGCCCTTGATCCTTGTTTTCCCCTCTGCTTAG
The sequence above is a segment of the Ailuropoda melanoleuca isolate Jingjing unplaced genomic scaffold, ASM200744v2 unplaced-scaffold3034, whole genome shotgun sequence genome. Coding sequences within it:
- the LOC117798316 gene encoding lethal(3)malignant brain tumor-like protein 1; the encoded protein is MEGNAEMELLRTLKGPSTGEVNVHLVARDSPSSSSHLPATAFIIPAGSATLGLPSSALDVSCFPREPIHVAAPERVASSVPVTATVLPQLSAGPAASSSATTVRLLEWTEAAAPPSGSGLRFRISEYAPLNMVGAEQPPSPELRPEGVAEYEDGEGPAGGGDAGTQQP